From one Mytilus edulis chromosome 1, xbMytEdul2.2, whole genome shotgun sequence genomic stretch:
- the LOC139482671 gene encoding receptor-type tyrosine-protein phosphatase epsilon-like: MLFVLLIQATVILTVTAQHNLTPFGKASHSKDFGDGKYKSEYAIQPPISNKFNTTICSHTYPQVTPAWWMFQFAFGSAYVTNITIYYREYFANRMDGFQLYVTNTSTIPPDGHLCYADTYNGYPNIIQNIPCNQLGQYVIYYDNKGTKEGEILKYIVELCYVAIIDNVAFDGMVSLNPNGNQPASLTNDGNKTSCSKTKGNNVTLQVDLMKICIGKGMYVTFGEHTRKDGRHIVYASNNSHSWNIGTVLYNERSLPTEIIFNAVFRYLTYVFYPDQGQPYELELCEIGIYGCPPSHYGPFCNKSCPENCQGPCDLVNGLCSFGCSNGWTGDDCEHECPHGQFGKNCSQFCDGCLQGMCNPVNGLCNNTSICSPGYIYGEYCNIACDKGYFGNNCTRLCNCAIGNCSAFTGNCPGGCAKGWRGDACDEVKSALQSEESSQAGAIGGGFAAVIIVFILVAAFIVYKRRFFMRKDTKTETNTGNNYANVNAAVVFDAQEVNVSLAARRQNGLQIEEYEDGNVYNNVPSEHNVFKYKILIEDLKEAISGKQKDEGFKKEYEVLPKGLVCAHVAGSKAENKVKNRFLTTWPYDHSRVILKGDTKHDYINASYIDNYNQEKAYIASQGPKQVTMRDFWHMIWQENVGKIVMVTQLEENKKKKCEMYWPEIVNTPMVVSNYVVTMKEEREHTVYVYRLLKVSNKNIKNEKEREIHHFHFTEWPDHGVPDSIKVVNFYRNVMSKTCNQLGPIIVHCSAGIGRTGTFIAIDALYENGKKVGYINVMEYIQMMRKDRMNMVQTYEQYEAIFEALLELFTVPETSIPKKEFCQYISDQEQKKLPQNQKLHKLEFQRLETLRPVYPPSAFSAATSKENISKNSIKKIFPHNRYRPYTMSYSRTRNDYINAVIIPGYTHDSKILVTQCPLEETVVDFWTMVNDHNTPIVVLLDQLNRNAPLWLGRREVLEFKDFTIVQENSPSPEELKLTLNHNEKNPMTITVFTTSKVNNDAMLPSNVLLDLLKKVTEYWKIKKCPITVVCSDGCSKSGVFIALKLILEKMEIDDEIDVFQVVRTMQVRRPEFFTEFDQYEYCYRCIKEFLENDSVYANL, from the exons ttgcAAATCGGATGGATGGATTTCAACTATATGTAACCAATACATCAACCATTCCACCTGATGGTCATCTCTGTTATGCAGATACTTATAACGGTTATCCAAACATCATTCAAAATATTCCTTGCAATCAACTTGGACAATATGTTATTTATTACGATAATAAAGGAACTAAAGAAGGAGAGATATTGaaatatattgttgaattatgTTACGTTGCCATAATTG ATAATGTGGCATTTGATGGTATGGTCTCTTTAAATCCAAATGGTAATCAACCGGCTAGTCTAACAAATGATGGAAATAAAACATCTTGCTCAAAAACAAAGGGAAATAATGTAACACTTCAGGTTGATCTTATGAAAATATGCATTGGAAAAGGAATGTATGTCACTTTTGGTG AACATACTAGAAAGGATGGTCGCCATATCGTATATGCTTCAAACAACAGTCACTCCTGGAATATTGGAACAGTTTTATACAATGAAAGATCTTTGCCAACCGAAATTATATTTAACGCCGTTTTCCGATATTTAACATATGTATTTTATCCAGATCAGGGTCAACCTTATGAACTTGAACTATGTGAAATTGGGATTTATG GTTGTCCACCTTCACATTATGGTCCTTTCTGTAATAAATCCTGTCCAGAAAACTGCCAAGGACCTTGTGACCTTGTAAATGGGCTTTGTTCATTCGGCTGTTCAAATGGATGGACTGGTGATGATTGTGAACACG AGTGCCCTCATGGTCAATTTGGCAAGAACTGCTCTCAGTTTTGTGATGGGTGTTTACAAGGCATGTGTAATCCGGTTAATGGATTATGTAATAACACATCTATCTGTAGTCCTGGCTATATATATGGCGAATACTGCAACATAG CCTGTGACAAAGGATATTTTGGTAACAACTGCACAAGATTATGTAACTGTGCGATTGGGAATTGTAGCGCATTTACAGGAAATTGTCCTGGAGGTTGTGCAAAAGGATGGCGTGGCGATGCATGCGATGAAG TTAAATCTGCATTGCAGTCAGAAGAATCTTCTCAAGCAGGTGCAATAGGTGGTGGTTTTGCTGCTGTTATAATAGTATTTATATTGGTGGCAGCATTTATAGTGTACAA ACGCAGGTTTTTTATGCGAAAAG ataCAAAGACAGAAACAAATACGGGAAACAATTATGCGAATGTAAATGCAGCAGTAGTATTCGATGCACAGGAGGTAAATGTGTCCTTGGCAGCTAGAAGACAGAATGGGCTCCAAATAGAAGAATACGAAGATGGGAACGTGTACAATAATGTACCTAGTGAACACAATGTTTTCAAATACAAGATACTTATTGAAGATCTGAAAGAGGCTATAAGTGGGAAACAGAAAGACGAGGGTTTTAAGAAAGAGTATGAG GTTTTACCTAAAGGGCTAGTGTGTGCACATGTTGCAGGTTCAAAAGCAGAGAATAAAGTAAAAAATCGTTTTCTTACAACATGGCCat ATGACCATTCACGTGTTATTCTGAAAGGCGACACGAAGCATGATTATATAAATGCTAGTTATATTGAT AACTATAATCAGGAAAAGGCATATATAGCATCACAAG GTCCAAAACAAGTTACGATGAGAGATTTCTGGCACATGATATGGCAAGAAAATGTTGGGAAAATAGTGATGGTAACACAGcttgaagaaaataaaaag AAAAAATGTGAAATGTACTGGCCTGAAATAGTTAATACACCAATGGTAGTAAGCAACTATGTAGTGACAATGAAAGAAGAAAGAGAACATACAGTTTATGTGTACAGATTGCTCAAAGTATCGAACAAAAATATCAAG AACGAGAAAGAACGCGAAattcatcattttcattttactgagTGGCCTGACCATGGAGTTCCAGACAGCATCAAAGTGGTCAATTTTTACAGAAACGTCATGAGTAAAACATGTAATCAACTTGGACCGATTATTGTACACTGCAG TGCTGGTATTGGACGAACAGGGACATTTATAGCTATAGATGCATTGTATGAAAATGGAAAGAAAGTTGGTTATATAAATGTGATGGAATATATACAGATGATGAGAAAAGACAGAATGAATATGGTTCAAACATAT GAACAATACGAGGCAATATTTGAAGCCTTGTTAGAACTGTTTACTGTACCAGAGACGTCTATACCGAAGAAAGAGTTCTGTCAATATATTTCGGATCAAGAACAGAAAAAATTACCACAAAATCAAAAACTTCATAAACTCGAATTTCAG AGATTGGAAACCCTAAGACCTGTGTATCCTCCATCAGCATTTTCTGCTGCTacatcaaaagaaaatatatcgAAAAATTCGATAAAGAAAATATTTCCAC acAACAGATATAGACCTTATACCATGTCATATTCAAGAACACGTAATGACTACATCAATGCAGTGATTATTCCC GGATATACACATGACAGTAAAATCTTAGTAACTCAATGTCCCCTAGAAGAAACTGTTGTTGATTTCTGGACAATGGTAAATGACCACAACACTCCTATTGTTGTTTTGTTGGACCAGTTGAATAGG AATGCTCCGTTGTGGTTAGGACGACGTGAAGTGCTAGAGTTTAAAGATTTTACTATTGTGCAAGAAAACTCACCCAGTCCAGAGGAGCTTAAGCTTACTTTGAACCATAAC GAAAAGAATCCGatgacaataactgtttttaCCACAAGTAAAGTGAACAATGATGCAATGCTTCCATCAAATGTTTTACTTGACCTGCTGAAAAAAGTAACAGAGTACTGGAAAATAAAGAAATGTCCAATTACTGTTGTGTGTAG TGATGGTTGCAGTAAAAGTGGGGTGTTTATTGCCTTGAAACTTATCTTGGAAAAAATGGAGATAGACGATGAAATTGATGTTTTCCAAGTTGTTAGAACAATGCAAGTTAGACGACCCGAATTTTTCACGGAATTT GATCAGTATGAATATTGCTACAGGTGTATTAAAGAGTTTTTAGAAAACGACTCGGTGTATGCAAATCTATAG